One Oryza sativa Japonica Group chromosome 8, ASM3414082v1 DNA window includes the following coding sequences:
- the LOC136351524 gene encoding anthocyanidin 3-O-glucosyltransferase-like, translating to MTHIWWASVMEGVSSGVPMVCRPFFGNQKMNALLVSHVWGFGMAFDRVMTCDGVATVVVSLVGGKDGCRMRARAQELQAKVATMFIEPNGNCRKNFARLVEIICAS from the coding sequence ATGACGCACATCTGGTGGGCGTCGGTGATGGAGGGCGTGTCAAGCGGCGTACCCATGGTGTGCCGCCCATTCTTCGGCAACCAGAAGATGAACGCGCTATTGGTGTCCCACGTTTGGGGGTTCGGGATGGCGTTCGACAGGGTGATGACGTGCGACGGCGTGGCTACAGTAGTGGTGTCGCTTGTTGGCGGGAAGGATGGGTGCCGGATGAGGGCGCGGGCGCAGGAGTTGCAGGCGAAGGTGGCAACGATGTTTATCGAGCCAAATGGAAACTGCAGGAAGAACTTCGCCAGGCTTGTCGAGATAATCTGTGCATCGTGA